In Thermomonas carbonis, a single genomic region encodes these proteins:
- a CDS encoding class I SAM-dependent methyltransferase, whose translation MTRTHVALLASGLALALAGCASTTAASTDSTAASTAQADAALAAAIADSARDPKNMARDAYRHPRETLAFFQVRPDATIIEISPSAGWYSEILAPYLRNGGRYVAATGAAPADSGGGKRNAALQAKFGAAPTRYDRVQWLEYDGKAPVLGAAGSADVVLTFRNVHNWVAGGSADAYFQAFFAALKPGGVLGVVEHRAKPGTDLDTMKKSGYLTEALVIDHATRAGFVLDARSEVNANPKDSADHPNGVWTLPPTNRHDAGDAAKYAAIGESDRMTLRFRKPAR comes from the coding sequence ATGACTCGCACCCACGTCGCCCTGCTCGCCAGCGGCCTCGCACTCGCCCTTGCAGGCTGCGCATCGACCACCGCGGCTTCCACGGACAGCACTGCGGCCTCGACCGCGCAGGCCGATGCCGCACTCGCTGCCGCGATCGCCGACAGCGCGCGCGACCCGAAGAACATGGCCCGCGATGCGTACCGGCATCCGCGCGAGACCCTGGCGTTCTTCCAGGTGCGACCGGACGCCACGATCATCGAAATCAGCCCGAGCGCCGGCTGGTACAGCGAGATCCTGGCCCCGTACCTGCGCAACGGTGGGCGCTACGTCGCGGCCACGGGCGCGGCACCCGCCGACAGCGGCGGCGGCAAGCGCAATGCCGCGCTGCAGGCGAAGTTCGGGGCAGCGCCGACGCGCTACGACCGCGTGCAATGGCTGGAGTACGACGGCAAGGCACCGGTGCTCGGTGCCGCGGGTTCGGCCGATGTCGTGTTGACCTTCCGCAACGTGCACAACTGGGTCGCGGGCGGCAGCGCCGATGCCTACTTCCAGGCATTCTTCGCGGCGCTCAAGCCGGGCGGCGTGCTCGGTGTGGTCGAGCATCGGGCCAAGCCCGGCACCGACCTCGACACGATGAAGAAGTCCGGCTACCTCACCGAAGCCCTGGTGATCGACCACGCCACTCGCGCCGGCTTCGTGCTGGACGCGCGCAGCGAGGTCAATGCCAATCCGAAGGACAGCGCCGACCATCCGAACGGCGTGTGGACGCTGCCACCGACCAACCGCCACGACGCCGGCGATGCGGCGAAGTACGCGGCCATCGGCGAAAGCGACCGGATGACGCTGCGGTTCCGCAAGCCCGCCCGCTAG
- a CDS encoding pseudouridine synthase: MLIAFNKPYGVLCQFTDDAHGRASAARAGRAEAARSTPPRPTLAGFGLPAGVYPAGRLDFDSEGLLLLTDDGRLAHRLTDPRHKQPKTYRVQVEGDPGESQLQALRDGVQLNDGLTLPAQARRIDTPTLWPRDPPVRFRKTVPDAWLELVIHEGRNRQVRRMTAAVGLPTLRLVRVAAGGHLLGELAPGHWREIPARRRED, encoded by the coding sequence GTGCTGATCGCGTTCAACAAACCATACGGCGTGCTCTGCCAGTTCACTGACGATGCCCATGGACGGGCGAGTGCCGCGCGCGCAGGACGCGCAGAAGCGGCCCGTAGCACGCCACCGCGGCCCACGCTGGCCGGCTTCGGCCTGCCGGCCGGGGTGTATCCGGCGGGCCGGCTGGATTTCGATTCCGAAGGCCTGCTCCTGCTGACCGACGACGGCCGGCTCGCCCACCGGCTGACCGATCCCCGGCACAAACAACCCAAGACCTATCGGGTGCAGGTCGAGGGCGATCCGGGCGAATCGCAGTTGCAGGCGCTGCGCGACGGCGTGCAGCTCAACGACGGCCTGACCCTGCCTGCGCAGGCGCGCCGCATCGACACCCCGACGCTGTGGCCGCGCGACCCGCCGGTGCGTTTTCGCAAAACCGTGCCCGATGCCTGGCTGGAACTCGTCATTCACGAAGGCCGCAATCGGCAGGTGCGGCGGATGACTGCGGCGGTAGGCCTGCCGACCCTGCGGCTGGTCCGGGTGGCCGCAGGCGGGCATCTGCTTGGCGAACTCGCACCCGGACATTGGCGGGAAATCCCTGCCCGCAGACGCGAAGACTGA